A window of the Lolium perenne isolate Kyuss_39 chromosome 7, Kyuss_2.0, whole genome shotgun sequence genome harbors these coding sequences:
- the LOC127311527 gene encoding probable receptor-like protein kinase At4g39110 translates to MVRRGALPLALLAALAALTAVSGQGRPVTDNGAGNPSTLPSKFTPKDAFYVDCGGTADVDTKDGKAFKTDAQSNQLLAAKDAIKVADDKADVPSPVYRTARIFKEEAVYSFPLTVPGWHFIRLYFFPLKNGDFDLSKATFSVETDTNVLLHSFTADAKPVMKEYLVNATENKLDLKFTPMTSSAAFINAIEVVNAPDELITDTALTVSPLAETSGLSEAAYQMVYRLNVGGPSIGPVNDTLGRQWDNDGPYVQPKDAAQDVSVPPSTIKYPDTYPASKLIAPTLVYASAAHMAESGVQNANFNVTWKMGVDPAFGYFVRLFFADIISKSTNDLYFNVYINGRKAISGLDLSTITGELAAPYYKDFVVNSSIGTDQLSIQIGPMGEDTGRIDALLNGVEVLKMSNSVGSLDGEFGVDGRTADDGSGTRKVVAAVGFAMMFGAFAGLGAMVMKWYKRPQDWERRNSFSSWLLPIHTGQSFANGKGSKSGYTFSSTTGLGRFFSFAEMQEATKNFDDSAIIGVGGFGNVYVGVIDDGTKVAIKRGNPQSEQGINEFNTEIQMLSKLRHRHLVSLIGYCDENEEMILVYEYMHNGPFRDHVYGGSADLPPLSWKQRLEICIGAARGLHYLHTGTAQGIIHRDVKTTNILLDENFVAKVADFGLSKDGPGMNQLHVSTAVKGSFGYLDPEYFRCQQLTDKSDVYSFGVVLLETLCARAPIDPQLPREQVSLAEWGMQWKRKGLIEKIMDPKLAGKVNPESLAKFAETAEKCLAEFGSDRISMGDVLWNLEYALQMQEANPPEGAADGTDGDDPDASIVTTSSASTGVHTVPDASTTSANELFAQLADMKGR, encoded by the coding sequence ATGGTGCGCCGCGGGGCGCTCCCGCTGGCGCTGCTGGCCGCGCTAGCGGCGCTCACGGCCGTGTCGGGGCAGGGGCGGCCGGTCACGGACAACGGCGCCGGCAACCCGTCGACGCTGCCGTCCAAGTTCACGCCCAAGGACGCCTTCTACGTCGACTGCGGCGGCACGGCCGACGTGGACACCAAGGACGGCAAGGCGTTCAAGACCGACGCGCAGTCCAACCAGCTGCTCGCCGCCAAGGACGCCATCAAGGTCGCCGACGACAAGGCCGACGTGCCGTCGCCCGTGTACCGCACCGCGCGGATCTTCAAGGAGGAGGCCGTGTACAGCTTCCCGCTCACCGTGCCCGGCTGGCACTTCATCAGGCTATACTTCTTCCCTCTCAAGAATGGGGACTTCGACCTCTCGAAGGCCACCTTCTCCGTGGAAACCGACACCAACGTCCTGCTCCACAGCTTCACGGCCGACGCTAAGCCGGTCATGAAGGAGTACCTCGTGAACGCCACGGAGAACAAGCTCGACCTCAAGTTCACCCCGATGACAAGCTCGGCGGCGTTCATCAACGCCATCGAGGTGGTCAACGCCCCCGACGAGCTCATCACCGACACGGCCCTCACGGTCTCGCCGCTCGCCGAGACGAGCGGGCTCTCGGAGGCGGCGTACCAGATGGTGTACCGTCTCAACGTCGGTGGCCCGTCCATCGGCCCCGTGAACGACACGCTGGGGCGGCAATGGGACAACGACGGGCCGTACGTGCAGCCCAAGGACGCGGCGCAGGACGTGTCGGTGCCGCCGAGCACGATCAAGTACCCGGACACGTACCCGGCGTCCAAACTCATCGCGCCGACGCTGGTGTACGCGAGCGCCGCCCATATGGCCGAGTCCGGCGTCCAGAACGCCAACTTCAACGTCACGTGGAAGATGGGCGTGGACCCGGCGTTCGGCTACTTCGTCCGCCTCTTCTTTGCCGACATCATCAGCAAGTCCACCAACGACCTCTACTTCAACGTGTACATCAACGGGCGCAAGGCCATCTCCGGCCTCGACCTCTCCACCATCACCGGTGAGCTGGCGGCGCCCTACTACAAAGACTTCGTGGTGAACTCGTCCATCGGCACAGACCAGCTGAGCATCCAGATCGGGCCGATGGGGGAGGACACGGGCCGCATCGACGCGCTGCTCAACGGCGTGGAGGTTCTCAAGATGAGCAACTCGGTGGGCAGCCTCGACGGCGAGTTCGGAGTGGACGGCCGGACGGCCGACGACGGCAGCGGCACCCGCAAGGTGGTTGCCGCCGTCGGGTTCGCCATGATGTTTGGCGCCTTCGCCGGGCTGGGCGCCATGGTGATGAAGTGGTACAAGCGTCCCCAGGACTGGGAGCGCCGCAACAGCTTCTCGTCGTGGCTGCTACCGATCCACACGGGGCAGTCCTTCGCCAACGGCAAGGGGTCCAAGAGCGGCTACACCTTCTCATCCACCACGGGGCTCGGCCGCTTCTTCTCCTTCGCGGAGATGCAGGAGGCGACCAAGAATTTCGACGACAGCGCCATCATCGGCGTGGGCGGGTTCGGGAACGTGTACGTCGGGGTGATCGACGACGGCACCAAGGTGGCCATCAAGCGCGGGAACCCGCAGTCGGAGCAGGGCATCAACGAGTTCAACACGGAGATCCAGATGCTGTCCAAGCTCCGGCACCGGCACCTGGTCTCCCTCATCGGCTACTGCGACGAGAACGAGGAGATGATCCTGGTGTACGAGTACATGCACAACGGGCCCTTCCGCGACCACGTCTACGGTGGCAGCGCCGACCTGCCGCCACTCTCGTGGAAGCAGAGGCTGGAGATCTGCATCGGCGCCGCCAGGGGTCTCCACTATCTCCACACCGGCACGGCGCAGGGGATCATCCACCGGGACGTCAAGACCACCAACATCCTCCTCGACGAGAACTTCGTGGCCAAGGTCGCCGACTTCGGCCTCTCCAAGGACGGGCCCGGCATGAACCAGCTCCACGTCAGCACCGCCGTCAAGGGAAGCTTCGGGTACCTGGACCCGGAGTACTTCCGGTGCCAGCAGCTGACGGACAAGTCCGACGTCTACTCCTTCGGCGTCGTGCTCCTCGAGACGCTGTGCGCGCGGGCGCCCATCGACCCGCAGCTGCCGCGGGAGCAGGTCAGCCTCGCCGAGTGGGGCATGCAGTGGAAGCGCAAGGGGCTCATCGAGAAGATCATGGaccccaagctcgccggcaaggtCAACCCGGAGTCGCTCGCCAAGTTCGCCGAGACCGCCGAGAAGTGCCTCGCCGAGTTCGGCAGCGACCGTATCTCCATGGGCGACGTGCTCTGGAACCTCGAGTACGCGCTGCAGATGCAGGAGGCCAATCCGCCCGAGGGCGCTGCGGACGGCACCGACGGGGATGACCCGGACGCATCCATTGTCACCACCTCGTCGGCCAGCACCGGCGTCCACACCGTGCCCGACgcctccaccacctccgccaacgaaCTCTTCGCGCAGCTCGCCGACATGAAGGGGCGGTGA